Proteins encoded in a region of the Bacteroidota bacterium genome:
- the thiL gene encoding thiamine-phosphate kinase produces MFENKSSRTELEALGEFGLIKHLTQFINLKNESSVKGVGDDAAVIDYKNKQTVISTDMLVEGVHFDLTYTPLKHLGYKSVTVNLSDIYAMNATPRQILVSIALSNRFSLEAIEELYSGITLACDRYGIDLVGGDTTSSQSGLVINVTAIGEADKKNIVYRDGAKESNLLCVSGDLGGAYVGLQLLEREKKIFKENPGVQPDLEGNDYILERQLKPEARKDLPLIFEGLDIVPTAMIDISDGLASEILHICTQSGVGCNLYEEKIPLDPMTFNRAREFNLDPTTCALNGGEDYELLFTVDISHYEKIKDNPDITIIGHISDKNSGCNLVSKSGTVHPLKAQGWDALLKK; encoded by the coding sequence ATGTTCGAAAATAAATCATCACGCACAGAACTGGAAGCATTAGGCGAATTTGGCCTTATCAAACACCTTACACAATTCATTAATTTGAAGAATGAGAGTTCTGTGAAAGGTGTTGGTGATGATGCGGCTGTCATTGACTATAAAAACAAACAAACTGTTATTTCAACGGACATGCTGGTTGAAGGTGTTCATTTCGACCTGACCTATACCCCTTTAAAACATTTGGGATACAAATCGGTAACCGTTAACCTGAGTGACATTTATGCAATGAATGCTACACCCAGGCAAATACTGGTATCTATTGCATTATCGAACCGATTTTCGCTGGAAGCCATTGAAGAATTATATTCGGGTATAACACTTGCCTGTGACCGGTATGGTATTGATCTTGTTGGCGGTGACACCACTTCATCTCAAAGCGGATTGGTAATAAATGTAACCGCGATCGGTGAGGCTGATAAAAAGAATATTGTTTATCGTGATGGAGCTAAAGAAAGTAATTTGCTTTGTGTGTCGGGCGATCTGGGCGGGGCGTATGTCGGATTGCAGCTTTTAGAGCGGGAGAAAAAAATATTCAAGGAAAATCCCGGTGTGCAGCCCGACCTGGAAGGCAATGATTATATACTCGAACGGCAGCTTAAGCCTGAAGCACGCAAGGATCTTCCGCTGATATTTGAAGGGCTGGATATCGTCCCTACCGCTATGATCGATATTTCTGACGGGCTGGCCTCAGAAATTTTACATATATGTACCCAATCAGGTGTTGGCTGTAATTTGTACGAAGAAAAGATTCCCCTTGATCCGATGACCTTTAACCGCGCCCGTGAATTTAATCTCGACCCGACCACTTGTGCACTGAATGGTGGAGAGGATTATGAACTGCTGTTTACAGTTGACATAAGTCATTATGAAAAGATCAAAGACAATCCCGATATTACCATCATAGGACATATTTCGGACAAAAATTCGGGCTGCAACCTGGTATCAAAAAGCGGAACGGTACATCCCCTGAAGGCACAAGGCTGGGATGCATTGCTAAAGAAATAA
- a CDS encoding glycosyltransferase, with translation MEHKIAFFEKVAATRNKKRRLNSHYWNDITRYCDYFAHEDYAVLEIGCGTGELLNEIKGKNKTGIDFSPTMIKLAREQFPQLEFHEMKAEELTLNKKYDLIIISNLVGFLEDVEEVFKQLHKVCHPQTKIIVTYYNYLWEPVLSVGEMIGLKTPSPKQNWLSLDDISNLLYVAGFEVYRNSKRMLLPYYIPLLSTLFNTILAKLPVFKYFCLNHFTFAKPLASTNEQEWKDKYSVTVVIPARNESGNIENAITRLPKLGKHTEIIFVEGNSTDDTWQKIQEIQKKYASSHDIKITQQEGKGKADAVRKGYGIATGDVLMILDADLTVPPEDLPKFYDAIASGKGGFINGSRLVYQMEKEAMRFLNLLGNKFFSMAFTWLLDQRFKDTLCGTKVIFREDYYKLVKNKKFFGDFDPFGDFDLIFGAHKLNLKIIEIPIRYRERTYGETNISRFRHGLILLRMCVFAARKIKFI, from the coding sequence ATCGAACATAAGATCGCATTCTTCGAAAAGGTAGCGGCCACACGCAATAAAAAGCGAAGACTGAATTCCCATTATTGGAATGATATTACCCGGTATTGCGACTACTTCGCGCACGAAGATTATGCAGTACTTGAAATTGGCTGCGGAACAGGTGAATTACTGAATGAAATAAAAGGCAAAAACAAAACCGGCATTGATTTCAGTCCGACCATGATCAAACTGGCCCGGGAACAATTCCCGCAGCTTGAGTTCCATGAAATGAAAGCCGAAGAGCTAACACTCAACAAAAAGTATGACCTGATAATTATTTCCAATTTAGTTGGATTTTTGGAGGATGTAGAGGAAGTCTTTAAACAGTTGCATAAAGTCTGTCACCCGCAAACAAAAATAATAGTTACCTATTACAATTATTTATGGGAGCCTGTGCTGAGTGTTGGTGAGATGATCGGATTAAAAACTCCATCTCCCAAACAAAACTGGTTATCACTTGATGATATCAGCAATTTACTTTATGTGGCGGGCTTTGAAGTATACCGGAATTCAAAACGCATGCTTCTCCCCTATTACATCCCCCTTTTATCAACTCTGTTTAATACAATTTTGGCAAAGCTGCCTGTATTTAAATACTTCTGTCTGAATCACTTTACATTTGCGAAACCACTTGCATCAACTAATGAGCAGGAATGGAAAGATAAATATTCCGTAACTGTCGTTATACCCGCCCGCAATGAAAGCGGCAACATTGAAAACGCCATTACACGTTTACCCAAACTCGGCAAACACACCGAAATAATTTTTGTGGAAGGAAACTCAACAGATGATACCTGGCAAAAGATACAGGAGATACAAAAAAAATACGCTTCCTCACACGATATAAAGATTACGCAGCAGGAAGGCAAAGGAAAAGCCGACGCTGTTCGTAAAGGATATGGTATCGCCACCGGGGATGTTTTAATGATACTGGATGCGGACCTGACCGTTCCGCCTGAAGACCTTCCGAAATTTTACGATGCCATCGCTTCGGGTAAGGGCGGATTTATTAACGGGTCACGATTGGTTTATCAAATGGAGAAAGAAGCCATGCGCTTTCTTAATTTATTAGGGAATAAATTTTTCAGCATGGCCTTTACCTGGCTACTCGATCAGCGTTTTAAAGATACTTTGTGCGGAACCAAAGTTATTTTTCGGGAAGACTACTATAAATTGGTCAAGAATAAGAAATTTTTTGGCGATTTCGATCCGTTCGGGGATTTCGACCTGATCTTCGGGGCGCATAAACTCAATTTAAAGATCATTGAAATTCCTATCCGTTACCGGGAACGTACTTATGGCGAAACAAATATTTCGCGCTTCAGGCATGGATTGATATTGTTGCGTATGTGCGTGTTTGCGGCGAGGAAAATTAAATTTATATAG
- the hppD gene encoding 4-hydroxyphenylpyruvate dioxygenase produces the protein MAKEVKSVNYGLEKIFEGAQDFLPLLGTDYVEFYVGNAKQSAHFYKTAFGFQSLAYAGLETGLKDRASYVLAQDKIRLVLTTPLTSTSPINKHLAKHGDGVKVIALWVEDAAKAFKETTGRGAKPFMKPTVEKDEHGEVVRSGIYTYGETIHIFVERKNYKGIFLPGYQSWKSDYNPTSVGLKFIDHMVGNVGWGEMNKWVKWYEDVMGFANFLSFDDKQIHTEYSALMSKVMSNGNGRIKFPINEPAHGKKKSQIEEYLEFYEGPGCQHLAVATDDIIKTVTTLRARGVEFLSAPPHSYYEEIPARLGTHMKMMKEDINVLEKLSILIDADEEGYLLQIFTKPVEDRPTLFFEIIQRMGARGFGAGNFKALFESIEREQEKRGTL, from the coding sequence ATGGCAAAAGAAGTAAAAAGTGTAAACTACGGTTTGGAAAAAATATTTGAAGGCGCACAGGATTTCCTTCCTTTATTAGGAACCGATTATGTAGAGTTTTATGTAGGTAACGCAAAACAATCGGCTCACTTCTATAAAACAGCATTTGGATTCCAATCGTTGGCTTACGCGGGATTGGAAACCGGTTTAAAAGACAGGGCATCCTATGTTTTGGCGCAGGATAAGATCCGTTTGGTATTAACCACCCCGCTCACCAGCACCTCTCCAATAAATAAACACCTTGCAAAACATGGGGATGGTGTAAAAGTGATAGCACTCTGGGTTGAAGATGCCGCTAAGGCATTTAAAGAAACCACCGGGCGCGGGGCGAAACCCTTTATGAAACCAACCGTAGAGAAAGACGAACACGGTGAAGTTGTCCGTTCAGGCATATATACCTACGGTGAAACCATTCACATTTTTGTTGAACGTAAAAATTATAAAGGAATATTTTTACCCGGCTATCAATCCTGGAAGTCGGATTACAACCCAACATCTGTCGGATTAAAATTCATTGACCACATGGTTGGCAATGTAGGCTGGGGCGAAATGAACAAATGGGTGAAGTGGTATGAAGATGTTATGGGATTTGCGAATTTCCTTTCGTTTGATGACAAGCAGATTCACACGGAGTATTCCGCATTGATGAGTAAGGTGATGAGCAATGGCAATGGCCGTATCAAATTCCCGATCAATGAACCGGCTCATGGAAAGAAAAAATCCCAGATCGAAGAATACCTTGAATTTTACGAGGGACCCGGCTGTCAACACCTGGCTGTTGCTACAGATGATATAATTAAAACCGTAACCACGTTAAGAGCCCGCGGTGTTGAATTTTTATCCGCTCCGCCACACTCCTATTACGAAGAAATACCGGCCCGCCTTGGCACACACATGAAAATGATGAAGGAAGATATTAATGTGCTGGAAAAGCTATCGATCCTGATAGATGCGGATGAAGAGGGTTATTTATTACAAATATTTACCAAACCGGTTGAAGACCGTCCGACCTTGTTTTTCGAGATCATTCAACGTATGGGAGCAAGAGGGTTCGGCGCAGGTAATTTCAAGGCATTGTTCGAATCTATTGAAAGGGAGCAGGAAAAGAGGGGGACTTTATAG
- a CDS encoding DUF2442 domain-containing protein has protein sequence MRRIEGAFGYQPRIKKIGFTKRGKIDIYLDDGRIIVTPIDFFSDIKKLNSEQRKKWSIIGGEGFTFDDCDEVYHIEQILGKYDDYKYQFVSEPPRAIYKRKKKK, from the coding sequence ATGAGACGAATAGAAGGCGCTTTCGGTTATCAACCTCGTATCAAAAAGATCGGATTTACTAAAAGAGGCAAAATTGATATTTACCTGGATGACGGAAGGATAATAGTAACCCCTATTGACTTTTTCTCGGATATTAAGAAACTTAATTCTGAACAAAGAAAAAAATGGTCCATTATTGGTGGTGAAGGCTTCACTTTTGATGATTGCGATGAAGTGTATCATATTGAGCAGATATTGGGAAAATATGATGATTACAAATATCAATTTGTTAGTGAACCTCCCCGGGCCATTTATAAACGTAAAAAGAAAAAATGA
- a CDS encoding DUF4160 domain-containing protein, whose translation MPKILIYKNIVFIIFSVDKFESRIHIHVVKKSVKEFEPAKFWMEPRIELAKRGDFTTKEINEVGKLILRFEKQLKEQLESFYSGKIINTIKIKK comes from the coding sequence ATGCCAAAGATTTTAATTTATAAAAATATTGTTTTTATCATATTTTCAGTTGATAAATTTGAAAGCAGAATTCACATACATGTGGTCAAAAAATCTGTAAAAGAATTTGAACCTGCAAAATTTTGGATGGAACCCCGAATAGAGTTAGCTAAACGGGGTGATTTCACTACAAAAGAAATCAATGAAGTGGGAAAACTAATTTTAAGGTTTGAAAAACAATTAAAAGAACAATTGGAAAGTTTTTATTCCGGCAAAATTATCAATACAATTAAAATTAAAAAATGA